In a genomic window of Urocitellus parryii isolate mUroPar1 chromosome 11, mUroPar1.hap1, whole genome shotgun sequence:
- the Hes4 gene encoding transcription factor HES-4 isoform X1 produces MPADTPEKPSASPLAGAQASASPTPDKPRSAAEHQKSSKPILEKRRRARINQSLAQLQTLILDAVRKDSSRRSKLEKADILETTVIHLQNLRRFRVTAALSSDPAVLGKYRAGFNECLAEVTRFLAGCEGVPAEVRSRLLGHLAACLLQLGSSRRSASLPAAADEPEFEVYAGRPLRRSFDGPFPRLRPGAAFAPLLPPRLTLEPPAAPRMGSPGRSGPWRPWLQ; encoded by the exons ATGCCGGCGGACACCCCCGAGAAGCCGAGCGCCTCGCCGCTGGCCGGAGCGCAGGCCAGCGCCAGCCCGACCCCAGATAAACCCCGCAGCGCGGCGGAGCACCAGAAG TCCTCCAAGCCGATCCTGGAGAAGCGGCGCCGAGCGCGCATCAACCAGAGCCTTGCTCAGCTCCAGACCCTCATCCTGGACGCGGTCAGGAAGGAT AGCTCCCGCCGTTCGAAGCTGGAGAAGGCCGACATCCTGGAGACGACGGTGATACATCTGCAAAACCTGCGTCGCTTTCGGGTGACAG CCGCACTCAGCTCGGACCCCGCTGTCCTGGGCAAGTACCGTGCAGGCTTCAACGAATGCCTGGCCGAGGTGACCCGCTTCCTGGCTGGCTGCGAGGGTGTCCCAGCCGAAGTTCGCTCCCGCTTACTCGGCCACCTGGCAGCCTGCCTGCTCCAGCTGGGGTCTTCGCGCCGCTCGGCCTCGCTGCCCGCCGCTGCAGACGAACCGGAGTTCGAGGTCTACGCTGGCCGCCCGCTGCGGCGCTCGTTCGACGGCCCCTTTCCCCGGCTGCGCCCAGGGGCCGCGTTCGCGCCGCTCCTGCCACCTAGGCTGACCCTGGAGCCTCCCGCCGCCCCCAGGATGGGGTCTCCAGGCCGGAGCGGACCCTGGAGGCCGTGGCTACAGTGA
- the Hes4 gene encoding transcription factor HES-4 isoform X2 — MPADTPEKPSASPLAGAQASASPTPDKPRSAAEHQKVGGFPPGVGGSVGGGAAEPGTQPLPDPQSSKPILEKRRRARINQSLAQLQTLILDAVRKDSSRRSKLEKADILETTVIHLQNLRRFRVTAALSSDPAVLGKYRAGFNECLAEVTRFLAGCEGVPAEVRSRLLGHLAACLLQLGSSRRSASLPAAADEPEFEVYAGRPLRRSFDGPFPRLRPGAAFAPLLPPRLTLEPPAAPRMGSPGRSGPWRPWLQ; from the exons ATGCCGGCGGACACCCCCGAGAAGCCGAGCGCCTCGCCGCTGGCCGGAGCGCAGGCCAGCGCCAGCCCGACCCCAGATAAACCCCGCAGCGCGGCGGAGCACCAGAAGGTgg gtGGGTTCCCGCCAGGCGTGGGGGGTTCGGTTGGGGGAGGGGCGGCCGAACCCGGAACTCAGCCGCTGCCTGACCCGCAGTCCTCCAAGCCGATCCTGGAGAAGCGGCGCCGAGCGCGCATCAACCAGAGCCTTGCTCAGCTCCAGACCCTCATCCTGGACGCGGTCAGGAAGGAT AGCTCCCGCCGTTCGAAGCTGGAGAAGGCCGACATCCTGGAGACGACGGTGATACATCTGCAAAACCTGCGTCGCTTTCGGGTGACAG CCGCACTCAGCTCGGACCCCGCTGTCCTGGGCAAGTACCGTGCAGGCTTCAACGAATGCCTGGCCGAGGTGACCCGCTTCCTGGCTGGCTGCGAGGGTGTCCCAGCCGAAGTTCGCTCCCGCTTACTCGGCCACCTGGCAGCCTGCCTGCTCCAGCTGGGGTCTTCGCGCCGCTCGGCCTCGCTGCCCGCCGCTGCAGACGAACCGGAGTTCGAGGTCTACGCTGGCCGCCCGCTGCGGCGCTCGTTCGACGGCCCCTTTCCCCGGCTGCGCCCAGGGGCCGCGTTCGCGCCGCTCCTGCCACCTAGGCTGACCCTGGAGCCTCCCGCCGCCCCCAGGATGGGGTCTCCAGGCCGGAGCGGACCCTGGAGGCCGTGGCTACAGTGA
- the Isg15 gene encoding ubiquitin-like protein ISG15, whose protein sequence is MGWNLKVKMLGGEELQVPLSDSAMLLELKQQIFQKIGVPAFQQHLALPSGPVLQDRVPLTSQGLASGSTVLLMVQNCDSPLSILVRNDKGRTRPYSIRLTQKVAELKGQVAQQEHIQEDLFWLSFEGRPMEDRQLLGEYGLAPQSTVFLNLRLRGGGA, encoded by the exons ATG GGCTGGAACCTGAAGGTGAAGATGCTGGGGGGCGAAGAGCTCCAGGTGCCCCTGAGTGACTCCgccatgctgttggaactgaagcAGCAGATTTTCCAGAAGATCGGCGTGCCTGCCTTCCAGCAGCACCTGGCCCTGCCCAGTGGCCCCGTGCTGCAGGACAGGGTCCCTCTCACCAGCCAGGGCTTGGCTTCTGGCAGCACAGTCCTGCTGATGGTGCAGAACTGTGACAGCCCCCTGAGCATCCTGGTGAGGAACGACAAGGGCCGCACCAGACCCTACAGCATCAGGCTGACGCAGAAGGTGGCGGAGCTCAAGGGGCAGGTTGCCCAGCAGGAGCACATCCAGGAAGATCTGTTCTGGCTGAGCTTCGAGGGGAGGCCCATGGAAGATCGGCAGCTGCTGGGGGAGTATGGACTCGCCCCTCAGAGCACTGTGTTTCTGAACCTGCGCCTGCGCGGGGGCGGGGCCTAG